From the genome of Methanofervidicoccus abyssi, one region includes:
- the pth2 gene encoding peptidyl-tRNA hydrolase Pth2, which produces MYKQVIVVRTDLNMGKGKIAAQACHASIEAFIKAQKECSKVVEEWLKEGQKKVVVKVNSEEELMKVFREASIEGLPCSLIRDAGRTQLSPGTYTAVAIGPEREEKIDKITGRLKLL; this is translated from the coding sequence ATGTACAAGCAAGTTATCGTTGTCAGAACAGATTTAAATATGGGTAAAGGAAAGATAGCAGCCCAGGCATGTCATGCATCCATAGAAGCGTTTATAAAGGCTCAGAAGGAGTGTTCAAAAGTTGTTGAGGAGTGGTTGAAAGAGGGACAAAAGAAGGTGGTAGTTAAAGTGAATTCTGAGGAGGAACTTATGAAGGTGTTCAGGGAGGCTTCTATAGAAGGATTACCCTGTAGTTTAATAAGGGATGCTGGAAGAACTCAGTTGTCTCCTGGAACATATACTGCAGTTGCTATTGGCCCTGAAAGAGAAGAGAAGATAGATAAAATAACTGGGAGATTGAAACTACTGTAG
- a CDS encoding hydrogenase large subunit, whose product MYEGEIAIGPIHSSILEPHRLRLFIEDEIVKDAELTIGVNYRGVELLMEGLPPEKATILTEKICGICSHIHLWCAVRVTEMGCNIEIPERANYIRVIVEELERLHSHTLLFGHVFEVLGHETMAMRAFMIREPVLQTLFEISGSRIQYSCPIIGGIRPRCNIPDKRIPSLMERIERFEEKMEKLLDRTLRDPLIVSRMKDIGIMDRKIAAKYHAVGPTARGSGIRSDMRKMDYVPEYDPFEFEEILLDDGDVLSRILVRMYECLESCKIIKQALKGLYHLPKKFYNPNYEITEFKPIDTYNEAQRGQVYYSYGVNSEGRIIHTKVRTPTETNLACMEAVLKGYHVSDAELIITSCDPCFTCTDRSIFVIEKKEV is encoded by the coding sequence ATGTACGAAGGAGAGATAGCGATAGGACCTATTCATTCTTCTATTCTCGAGCCTCATAGGTTGAGGTTGTTCATAGAGGACGAAATAGTAAAGGATGCAGAACTTACAATAGGGGTAAATTACAGAGGGGTAGAACTACTTATGGAAGGGCTACCTCCAGAGAAGGCTACCATCCTTACAGAGAAGATATGTGGTATATGTTCCCATATCCATCTATGGTGTGCAGTTAGGGTTACTGAAATGGGGTGTAATATAGAAATCCCAGAGAGGGCTAACTATATAAGGGTGATAGTTGAGGAGTTGGAGAGACTACATTCCCATACCTTACTATTTGGCCACGTCTTCGAGGTATTGGGCCATGAGACTATGGCCATGAGGGCCTTCATGATCAGAGAGCCTGTACTTCAGACACTCTTTGAGATAAGTGGAAGTAGGATTCAGTACTCCTGTCCGATAATAGGGGGAATCAGGCCAAGGTGTAACATCCCAGACAAACGTATCCCTTCCCTAATGGAGAGGATAGAGAGATTCGAAGAGAAGATGGAGAAACTCCTAGATAGGACGTTGAGAGATCCTCTAATAGTTTCCCGTATGAAGGATATAGGTATAATGGATAGAAAAATTGCTGCAAAGTATCACGCAGTAGGACCTACAGCCAGAGGTAGTGGTATAAGAAGTGATATGAGGAAGATGGATTACGTGCCAGAATACGATCCCTTTGAGTTTGAGGAGATTCTTTTAGATGATGGTGATGTCTTGTCTAGGATACTTGTAAGGATGTACGAGTGTTTAGAAAGTTGTAAAATAATAAAGCAGGCATTAAAGGGCCTTTATCATCTACCTAAGAAGTTTTACAACCCTAACTACGAGATAACAGAGTTTAAACCCATAGATACCTATAACGAAGCTCAGAGGGGGCAAGTATATTACTCTTACGGTGTAAACAGTGAGGGTAGGATAATCCACACAAAGGTTAGAACTCCCACAGAAACAAATTTAGCCTGTATGGAGGCTGTACTCAAAGGATATCACGTATCTGATGCAGAGTTGATTATAACAAGTTGTGATCCCTGTTTTACCTGCACAGATAGATCTATATTTGTTATAGAGAAGAAAGAGGTTTAA
- the gatE gene encoding Glu-tRNA(Gln) amidotransferase subunit GatE, producing MELDYKNLGLKVGLEIHQQLDTKRKLFCNCPTVLRDDKPHGEIKRFLRVSQSEMGDIDKAALLEWKKRKYYVYQYYNDTTCLVELDEEPPHLPSQEALEVALQVAFLMNMDIVDMIHTMRKIVIDGSNTSGFQRTMFIGKDGYVETEYGKVRISSLCLEEDAARKIEEGKDYIKYRVDRLGIPLLEISTEPDIDSPKMGKETAKRIGMILRATGKVKRGLGTIRQDINISVRNGARVEIKGVQDLDLIEKVIEREVIRQMNLLEISKILKERGAEVIDKIVDITEILKDTKCKILQKVLKRGGRIKGIVLKGFGGLIGREIQEGRRLGSELADRAKVIAGVGGLFHTDELPNYGITEEEVERIKKYVQEELGIEITSNDAIVFIGDEEEKVDRALEAVIERSKEAIKGVPEETRRALENGNTTYLRPLPGAARMYPETDIPPIRVDRELLENIKNNLPELPEEKLDRFIREYKLNRELAEMLITSPRVQLFEELCERFKSSIKPTLIATTLENTLREIKRDGYDINNITKDHFMMLFEGLIEGKMSKEAIVEVLKGFAQYPDKSLDEILEMKGLKTLSMEEAEKIIESIVDKHIDLVMNRGMGSMGALMGRCMSILRGKIDGKTVSEILKSKIMERLKDNS from the coding sequence ATGGAGTTGGATTATAAAAATTTAGGTTTAAAAGTAGGTTTAGAGATTCATCAACAGCTAGACACTAAGAGAAAACTCTTCTGTAACTGTCCTACTGTGTTAAGGGACGATAAGCCACATGGAGAGATTAAGAGATTCTTAAGAGTGTCCCAAAGTGAGATGGGGGATATAGACAAGGCTGCACTTCTAGAGTGGAAGAAAAGGAAATACTATGTATATCAGTATTACAACGACACAACCTGTTTAGTGGAGTTAGACGAGGAACCTCCTCATCTTCCTTCGCAGGAGGCTTTGGAAGTTGCACTACAGGTGGCCTTCCTGATGAATATGGATATAGTGGATATGATACATACCATGAGGAAGATTGTTATAGACGGTTCTAACACTTCGGGGTTTCAGAGGACCATGTTCATAGGTAAGGATGGATACGTAGAGACAGAGTACGGTAAGGTTAGGATTAGCAGTTTATGTTTAGAGGAAGACGCCGCTAGGAAGATAGAGGAAGGAAAGGATTATATAAAGTATCGAGTGGATAGATTAGGAATACCACTGTTGGAGATCTCCACAGAGCCTGACATAGATTCACCTAAGATGGGAAAGGAGACTGCAAAGAGAATAGGGATGATACTTAGAGCCACTGGAAAGGTGAAGAGAGGACTAGGTACTATAAGACAGGATATCAATATATCTGTAAGGAATGGGGCAAGGGTGGAGATAAAGGGAGTGCAGGATCTCGATCTCATAGAGAAGGTGATTGAGAGAGAGGTAATAAGACAGATGAATCTTTTGGAGATATCTAAGATACTGAAGGAGAGGGGGGCTGAGGTAATAGATAAAATAGTAGATATCACCGAGATATTGAAGGATACTAAATGTAAGATACTCCAGAAGGTGTTAAAGAGAGGTGGAAGGATAAAGGGAATTGTATTAAAAGGTTTTGGTGGTCTCATCGGTAGAGAAATACAGGAAGGTAGGAGGTTGGGATCGGAGTTGGCAGATAGGGCCAAGGTTATCGCGGGGGTTGGAGGTCTCTTCCATACAGATGAACTTCCCAACTACGGTATCACTGAAGAGGAGGTAGAGAGGATAAAGAAATATGTCCAGGAAGAACTTGGGATAGAGATAACCTCTAATGACGCTATTGTCTTTATAGGGGATGAAGAAGAAAAGGTAGATAGAGCACTTGAAGCAGTTATAGAGAGGTCTAAGGAGGCTATTAAGGGAGTGCCTGAGGAGACGAGGAGAGCACTTGAGAATGGAAATACCACATATTTGAGACCATTACCAGGAGCTGCCAGGATGTATCCAGAGACAGATATACCACCTATTAGAGTAGACAGGGAACTCCTCGAGAATATAAAAAATAACCTTCCTGAGCTACCAGAGGAGAAGTTAGATAGGTTTATAAGGGAGTACAAACTCAACAGGGAGCTGGCTGAGATGCTGATAACATCTCCAAGGGTCCAACTCTTCGAGGAGTTATGTGAAAGGTTTAAAAGTAGTATAAAACCAACTCTTATTGCAACAACGTTGGAGAATACGTTGAGGGAGATTAAAAGGGATGGTTACGACATAAATAACATTACTAAGGACCACTTTATGATGTTATTTGAAGGGCTAATTGAAGGTAAGATGTCCAAGGAAGCTATAGTAGAGGTACTTAAGGGATTTGCCCAATATCCAGATAAGAGTTTAGATGAGATATTAGAGATGAAGGGACTTAAAACCCTCTCTATGGAGGAAGCAGAGAAAATAATTGAGAGCATAGTTGATAAACATATAGATCTTGTTATGAATAGAGGTATGGGATCTATGGGGGCACTTATGGGTAGGTGTATGTCTATTCTAAGAGGTAAGATAGACGGTAAAACTGTAAGTGAAATATTGAAATCTAAAATTATGGAAAGGTTGAAGGATAATTCATAA
- a CDS encoding precorrin-2 dehydrogenase/sirohydrochlorin ferrochelatase family protein yields MIPIFIKLKDFKVCIFGFGEVGRRRLDKIISGEPKKITIYTKENVDEETMSYYKNICNIEFITCNVEDLREEEIEEVIKEHDFIITAMDEKNNRKIVNIAKRFSKFINSSTFERNVNFIIPAYCYRDGIYFAVYTQGKSPLIARHIRKLVENYIENHGYEIDLQNSLRSFLKEYIPSQRDRKEILEEIFRNKDFKRELLELIKKYKKID; encoded by the coding sequence ATGATACCGATATTTATTAAATTAAAAGACTTTAAGGTGTGTATCTTCGGATTTGGAGAGGTAGGAAGGAGAAGGTTAGATAAAATAATATCTGGAGAACCAAAGAAGATAACTATATATACCAAGGAAAACGTAGATGAAGAAACTATGAGTTACTATAAAAATATCTGTAACATTGAGTTTATAACCTGTAATGTGGAAGATCTAAGAGAAGAAGAGATTGAGGAAGTTATAAAGGAGCATGATTTTATAATAACAGCCATGGACGAGAAAAACAACAGGAAGATTGTAAATATCGCTAAGAGATTTAGTAAATTTATAAACTCCTCTACATTTGAAAGAAATGTTAACTTTATAATTCCTGCATACTGTTACAGGGATGGGATATACTTCGCTGTATATACCCAAGGAAAGAGCCCACTGATAGCAAGGCATATTAGGAAATTGGTGGAGAACTACATAGAAAATCATGGATACGAAATAGATCTCCAAAATAGTTTAAGATCCTTTTTAAAGGAGTATATTCCATCCCAAAGAGATAGAAAGGAAATTTTAGAAGAAATTTTTAGAAATAAAGACTTTAAAAGGGAACTGTTGGAACTGATAAAAAAATACAAGAAAATAGACTGA
- a CDS encoding Gar1/Naf1 family protein, with amino-acid sequence MRRIKILHELPNGKIVGRVNYQPKLKSTVFLDRSKRKILGKVYEVFGPVNKPYVSIVSKDDSAKRVALTRGEAFISDERRERKRFNRRK; translated from the coding sequence GTGAGAAGAATAAAGATACTCCATGAACTTCCCAATGGAAAAATCGTAGGTAGGGTAAATTATCAACCAAAGTTAAAATCTACTGTTTTTTTAGATCGATCTAAGAGGAAGATATTAGGAAAGGTATATGAGGTTTTTGGGCCAGTAAATAAACCTTACGTGTCTATAGTATCGAAAGACGATTCTGCAAAGAGGGTAGCACTAACCCGAGGGGAGGCTTTTATCTCAGATGAAAGGAGAGAGAGGAAACGCTTCAATAGAAGAAAATAA
- a CDS encoding FecCD family ABC transporter permease, producing the protein MNKVDFNYSSKIFIVILAGILLFFTVIFSICMGVYKIPLFEVFNVIRCHILGGEIFNEIYNTIVWDIRVPRVLTGMLIGMALATAGATYQGVFRNPLVSPFILGVSSGAAFGAALSIIFPLPYSAQISAFIFGMVAVFCAYYIAKVRGKTPLVTLLLAGVILGSLFNALVSIFQYIATEAQLKAIVFWLMGGLYHVGWSQFYTLTLSIPLGILLLMAYSWKLNILSLGDEEARSLGINTERLKIILITVATFITSLSVSVAGIIGWVGLMIPHAARLIIGPDHRFLLPLSAIMGGIFLILCDTIARTITTGEIPLGIVTSIFGTPYLIYLLRSRKDQFFGGE; encoded by the coding sequence ATGAATAAAGTCGATTTTAACTACAGTAGTAAAATTTTTATAGTGATTTTAGCGGGAATTCTTCTGTTTTTCACGGTAATTTTTTCCATATGTATGGGGGTTTATAAGATTCCTCTATTTGAGGTATTCAATGTTATCAGATGTCATATCTTAGGTGGAGAGATTTTTAATGAAATTTACAACACTATCGTGTGGGATATAAGAGTCCCAAGGGTGTTGACGGGAATGCTTATAGGTATGGCCTTGGCTACTGCTGGGGCTACTTATCAGGGAGTATTTAGAAATCCACTGGTAAGTCCCTTTATACTTGGAGTCTCCTCAGGAGCAGCCTTCGGAGCTGCACTGTCTATTATATTTCCACTTCCCTATTCAGCACAGATCTCGGCCTTTATCTTTGGGATGGTAGCTGTCTTCTGTGCATACTATATAGCTAAAGTAAGGGGCAAAACACCATTGGTAACCTTACTACTTGCAGGTGTGATCTTAGGATCTCTCTTTAACGCCTTGGTATCAATATTCCAATATATAGCCACTGAAGCCCAGTTAAAGGCAATAGTATTTTGGTTGATGGGAGGATTATACCATGTTGGGTGGTCTCAATTCTATACCCTTACACTGTCTATACCTCTTGGAATACTTCTACTGATGGCCTATTCCTGGAAGTTAAATATACTGTCTTTAGGAGACGAAGAAGCGCGGTCCCTTGGAATTAACACTGAGAGGCTTAAGATTATACTGATCACTGTCGCCACCTTTATAACTTCTTTATCAGTCTCGGTTGCAGGGATCATAGGTTGGGTTGGGTTAATGATCCCTCATGCAGCCCGTCTTATTATAGGGCCTGATCACCGGTTTCTCCTACCTCTTTCTGCAATTATGGGAGGTATCTTTCTTATCTTATGTGATACTATTGCCAGGACTATCACCACTGGAGAGATACCGTTAGGAATTGTAACCTCTATCTTCGGAACACCTTACCTTATATACCTCTTGAGATCTAGGAAGGATCAGTTCTTTGGAGGAGAGTAA
- a CDS encoding transcription initiation factor IIB: MKTEVIEKEKVVEKEKNKDKKESKNVILEKEEELVCPICKSKNIIKDYERAEIVCADCGCVLQQNLFDTGPEWRAFDHEQRVKRSRVGAPITYTIHDKGLSTVIDWRNKDSYGKDISAERRAQLYRLRKWQRRIRVSDASERNLAYALSELDRIASKLGLPRNVRENAAILYRGAVEKGLIRGRSIEGVAAAALYAACRICKVPRTLDEIAEVSRVDRKEIGRTYRFLTRELNIKLAPTSPIDYVPRFASELNLPGEVESKAIAILQKASEKGLTSGRGPTGVAAAAIYIASVLHGTRRTQREVADVAGVTEVTIRNRYKELTEHLDIDVTL, from the coding sequence ATGAAAACAGAAGTAATAGAAAAGGAGAAAGTGGTAGAAAAAGAAAAAAATAAAGATAAGAAAGAATCAAAAAATGTTATTCTTGAAAAAGAAGAGGAATTAGTCTGTCCTATATGTAAAAGTAAGAATATAATTAAAGATTACGAGAGGGCAGAAATTGTATGTGCAGACTGTGGATGTGTCTTACAGCAGAATCTATTCGATACAGGGCCAGAATGGAGAGCCTTCGATCATGAACAGAGGGTAAAAAGAAGTAGGGTAGGGGCTCCGATAACATACACTATCCATGACAAGGGGTTATCAACAGTTATCGACTGGAGGAATAAAGACAGTTATGGGAAAGATATTTCTGCAGAGAGAAGGGCTCAACTCTACAGGTTGAGAAAGTGGCAGAGGAGAATTAGGGTATCAGATGCCTCGGAGAGAAATTTAGCCTATGCCCTCTCAGAGTTAGATAGGATAGCATCTAAGTTAGGACTTCCACGGAATGTAAGGGAAAATGCTGCAATCCTCTATAGGGGTGCTGTAGAGAAGGGACTTATTAGAGGTAGAAGTATAGAAGGTGTAGCAGCTGCTGCCCTCTACGCCGCCTGTAGAATATGTAAGGTTCCGAGGACATTAGATGAAATTGCGGAGGTCTCCCGGGTAGATAGAAAGGAGATCGGAAGAACCTACAGGTTCCTAACAAGAGAGTTGAATATAAAGTTAGCTCCAACAAGTCCAATAGATTACGTCCCAAGGTTCGCTTCTGAACTTAATTTACCTGGAGAGGTGGAATCCAAGGCTATAGCTATACTTCAGAAGGCCAGTGAGAAAGGGCTAACAAGTGGTAGAGGCCCAACAGGTGTAGCAGCAGCTGCAATATACATCGCCAGTGTACTCCATGGAACTCGGAGAACTCAGAGGGAAGTTGCAGATGTTGCCGGAGTTACTGAAGTAACTATAAGGAATAGATATAAGGAATTAACAGAACACTTGGATATAGATGTTACACTGTAA
- a CDS encoding ArsR/SmtB family transcription factor: protein MDKLDTNKYETMAEIFKAFADPTRLMILKLLSENESMCVCKIIDELKKPQPTISHHLNILKKSGLIKARKEGTWNHYYIVNPKVKNIIATMDSIVNGN from the coding sequence ATGGATAAATTAGATACTAACAAGTATGAAACAATGGCTGAGATTTTCAAGGCCTTTGCAGATCCCACCAGGTTGATGATATTGAAACTACTAAGTGAAAATGAGAGTATGTGTGTATGTAAGATAATAGATGAGTTAAAAAAACCACAACCTACCATTTCACATCATCTAAATATATTAAAAAAATCTGGATTAATAAAGGCGAGGAAGGAAGGGACCTGGAACCACTACTATATTGTAAACCCAAAGGTAAAGAACATCATAGCTACTATGGATAGTATTGTAAATGGAAATTAA
- a CDS encoding phosphatidylglycerophosphatase A, whose protein sequence is MDSNSFIQDSKDLLLKGLERYGINLESMVDTAMELCISESKEDIRVKLEDIMLRKLEDPNVLILMICALKLEEEGIRGNLPFNYQEDPNHIYVDEVIGMAIANEISGTKGIFNFRWYDAKKPGIIGILDKKGYVFLDDAIAGFIAGCMSKVFEII, encoded by the coding sequence ATGGACAGTAACTCTTTTATTCAAGACTCTAAAGATCTCCTTTTAAAGGGTTTGGAGAGGTATGGAATAAACTTGGAAAGTATGGTAGATACCGCTATGGAGTTGTGTATTTCAGAGAGTAAGGAAGATATAAGGGTGAAACTTGAAGATATAATGTTAAGAAAATTAGAGGATCCTAATGTCTTGATACTGATGATATGTGCCTTAAAACTTGAAGAAGAAGGTATCAGGGGAAATTTACCTTTCAACTACCAAGAAGATCCAAACCATATATATGTAGATGAAGTAATTGGTATGGCTATCGCCAACGAGATATCTGGGACTAAAGGGATATTTAACTTCAGATGGTATGATGCAAAAAAACCTGGTATAATAGGAATCCTCGATAAAAAAGGCTATGTCTTTTTAGACGATGCTATAGCAGGATTTATTGCGGGATGTATGTCCAAGGTTTTTGAAATAATATAA
- a CDS encoding methanogenesis marker 2 protein yields MRLREIIDSIRNFEGVVRKKGIKKIISCFKFNDKDYNFKIIASFGEDAAVVAINGEDAILLAADGIWDKVLEVDPWWAGYCSVLVNANDIAAMGGRPIGMTSIIGVKNWDICREILKGIRDGVEKFGIPMLGGHTHPDAKCNVLDVSITGIVNKDSILRSDSAKVGDKIVFAYDLDGKVHEKFNLNWDTTTMKSKKLVRDQLRVLEVIGKEKLANSCKDISNPGALGTLGMLLEVSRKGGYVDVGKIPKPEDIPIVQWLKMYPGCGFVFTTPEEKVKPLKEILENVNVTAEVCGEVVKEKKLVIGNGEEREVLFDFEREYICGC; encoded by the coding sequence ATGAGATTAAGAGAGATTATCGACTCTATAAGGAATTTTGAAGGAGTTGTTAGGAAAAAGGGCATAAAAAAGATAATATCCTGTTTTAAATTTAACGATAAAGATTACAACTTCAAGATCATAGCTTCTTTTGGAGAAGATGCTGCGGTGGTAGCTATTAACGGTGAGGATGCTATTCTACTGGCTGCAGATGGTATATGGGATAAGGTGTTAGAGGTAGATCCCTGGTGGGCAGGGTACTGTTCTGTACTTGTTAATGCCAACGATATAGCAGCCATGGGAGGTAGGCCTATAGGCATGACAAGTATAATAGGTGTAAAAAATTGGGATATATGTAGGGAGATCCTTAAGGGTATAAGAGATGGTGTAGAGAAGTTCGGTATCCCCATGTTAGGAGGTCATACTCATCCAGATGCAAAGTGCAACGTTCTCGATGTTTCCATCACAGGTATTGTAAATAAGGACAGTATTCTGAGGAGTGACAGTGCAAAAGTTGGAGATAAGATAGTATTTGCCTACGATCTCGACGGTAAAGTCCATGAGAAATTCAATCTCAACTGGGACACTACCACCATGAAGTCAAAGAAACTTGTAAGGGATCAGTTGAGGGTTCTTGAAGTTATTGGGAAAGAGAAATTGGCTAACTCCTGTAAAGATATAAGTAATCCAGGTGCCTTGGGTACCTTGGGGATGCTCCTCGAGGTGTCCAGAAAGGGAGGTTATGTGGATGTGGGAAAGATACCGAAACCCGAGGATATTCCAATTGTCCAGTGGTTGAAGATGTATCCTGGATGTGGATTTGTATTTACAACACCTGAGGAGAAGGTAAAACCTCTTAAAGAGATACTGGAGAACGTTAATGTAACCGCCGAAGTTTGTGGTGAGGTGGTTAAGGAGAAGAAACTTGTTATAGGAAATGGGGAAGAGAGAGAAGTTTTGTTTGACTTTGAGAGAGAGTATATCTGTGGATGTTAA
- a CDS encoding ABC transporter substrate-binding protein, translating to MDLKKFGVLLLCSLLVVTVSLSGCVSENVKSNENTVPSTNENREYITVKDMWNRVVKIKKDVNRVVLLDFTGTYLKIMKIWGIDDKVVGVDNSQKKNVFLKVVCPRIENIPDVGSTSKGLNYEAIAATKPDVVIIRAFSTNKEREQRYREIINKLNGMGIPVVILLHPTSYDTPNVSTMWQEIEILGKIFNKEKEAKDLINYLNGYVELIKERTKDIPEDKRPKVLLYATPDYMLGAQTIQSYFLEDIVHGKNVLKSGRWIKTSPEEILKLNPDAIIALGHQGYISPEDIYSGKNVFIDWKLVQNVKAIKDRKVGSLGITEWRATVEFPIGLLREAKTLYPERFTDIDPDKEEIKLYKELYRLNDEEIKEAVKAQRYRGEVH from the coding sequence TTGGATTTAAAAAAGTTTGGGGTATTATTACTATGTAGTCTCTTGGTAGTTACTGTATCACTCAGTGGCTGTGTCTCAGAAAATGTAAAAAGTAATGAAAATACAGTCCCATCTACTAACGAAAATAGGGAGTACATAACTGTTAAAGACATGTGGAATAGAGTAGTCAAAATTAAAAAAGATGTAAATAGAGTTGTTTTACTTGACTTCACTGGAACATATTTAAAGATCATGAAGATCTGGGGTATTGATGATAAAGTGGTTGGTGTTGATAATTCCCAGAAGAAAAATGTATTCCTAAAGGTTGTATGTCCAAGGATAGAGAATATTCCAGACGTAGGAAGTACATCGAAGGGGTTAAACTACGAGGCTATCGCAGCAACGAAGCCAGATGTTGTAATAATAAGGGCATTTTCAACTAACAAAGAGAGAGAACAGAGGTATCGGGAAATTATAAACAAGTTAAATGGAATGGGTATCCCAGTAGTAATACTCCTACATCCAACATCTTATGATACTCCAAATGTAAGTACTATGTGGCAAGAGATAGAGATATTAGGGAAAATCTTCAATAAGGAAAAAGAGGCTAAGGATTTAATAAACTACCTAAATGGTTATGTAGAGTTAATTAAAGAAAGAACAAAGGATATTCCAGAGGATAAAAGACCAAAGGTTCTGCTATATGCAACTCCTGACTATATGTTAGGTGCCCAGACAATACAATCCTACTTCTTAGAGGACATAGTACATGGAAAAAACGTCCTTAAAAGTGGTAGGTGGATTAAAACATCTCCAGAAGAAATTTTGAAATTAAACCCAGATGCCATAATAGCCCTTGGGCACCAGGGATACATAAGTCCAGAGGATATATACAGTGGAAAGAACGTCTTCATAGATTGGAAGTTGGTACAGAATGTTAAGGCCATAAAGGATAGAAAGGTTGGAAGTTTGGGGATAACAGAATGGAGGGCTACAGTAGAGTTCCCAATAGGACTACTAAGGGAGGCAAAGACACTATATCCAGAGAGGTTTACCGATATAGATCCAGATAAAGAAGAAATCAAACTCTATAAGGAGTTATATAGATTGAATGATGAAGAAATTAAGGAAGCGGTGAAGGCACAGAGGTATAGAGGAGAAGTCCATTAA